A section of the Thermotoga caldifontis AZM44c09 genome encodes:
- the kamE gene encoding lysine 5,6-aminomutase subunit beta: MNERRFVRPYGDQMDDGAVQLSFTLPVPYGPLAREAAKKLCEKLGFYEVTIATMEDLNEGFTFFVVYGKTDVSVDLSSIRVVAPKIQKLPREKIDELVLEKFKRPIVVVGATIGTDAHTIGLDAILNMKGFHGDYGLERYKAFRVYNMGAQVPPIELVRKVREVNADVVLVSQVVTQRNIHIQHLTELMELLYAEGLRDRLLVIVGGPRITHELALELGYDAGFGSGTTPSEVANFIVQELLKKRGL; encoded by the coding sequence ATGAACGAACGCAGGTTCGTGAGACCGTACGGAGATCAGATGGACGATGGAGCGGTGCAGCTCTCCTTCACCCTGCCAGTTCCCTACGGGCCGCTCGCGAGGGAAGCGGCGAAGAAGTTGTGCGAAAAACTCGGTTTTTATGAAGTCACGATAGCGACGATGGAGGACCTCAACGAAGGTTTCACTTTCTTTGTCGTGTACGGAAAGACTGACGTCTCTGTGGACCTCTCGTCGATCAGAGTGGTCGCGCCGAAGATCCAAAAACTTCCGCGGGAAAAGATCGACGAGCTGGTCCTGGAAAAGTTCAAGCGTCCCATCGTCGTGGTGGGTGCGACGATCGGAACCGACGCCCACACCATAGGCCTCGACGCCATACTGAACATGAAAGGTTTCCATGGAGACTACGGCCTGGAGAGGTACAAGGCCTTCAGGGTGTACAACATGGGGGCGCAGGTTCCTCCCATCGAGCTGGTCAGGAAGGTCAGGGAAGTGAACGCCGACGTGGTCCTCGTTTCGCAGGTTGTGACGCAGAGGAACATTCACATACAGCACCTCACAGAATTGATGGAACTGCTTTACGCCGAAGGTTTGAGGGACAGACTGCTCGTCATAGTGGGTGGTCCGAGGATAACACACGAACTGGCGCTCGAACTGGGTTACGATGCAGGTTTCGGCAGTGGAACGACCCCGAGCGAGGTGGCGAACTTCATCGTCCAGGAGCTTTTGAAGAAGCGAGGTCTCTGA